From Oceanotoga teriensis, the proteins below share one genomic window:
- a CDS encoding Gfo/Idh/MocA family protein codes for MKKLKMGILSTSNINRRKFLPALKKNNFFEFIGIAVANEKERNVLLKDVNLNENIKKSLETAKEIVDEYGGNIYNSFEKIINSKKIEAIYVPLPPALHYYWAKKILEKNKHVFLEKPSTINYKDTLNLIDLALEKNLSIHENYAFVYHKQLFIIKSLIKENTIGDIRKITTNFAFPFRGKNDFRYKRVLGGGALLDCGGYPIKVSSEILGEDVEIVSSVLNKKDFEVDLFGNVLLKNKNNIVSSISFGMDNSYKCELEIWGSEGTIYTDRIFTAPENYNPKIYIKNNKQNKTITVEEEDQFSNSIDFFYNTIINKSIREENFKKIIIQSKLIEQAFDKNKGDIYER; via the coding sequence CAGCTTTGAAAAAAAATAATTTTTTTGAATTTATAGGAATAGCTGTAGCCAACGAAAAAGAGAGAAATGTTTTACTTAAAGATGTTAATTTAAACGAAAACATAAAAAAATCTTTAGAAACAGCTAAAGAAATAGTTGATGAGTATGGAGGTAATATTTATAATAGTTTTGAAAAAATAATTAATTCGAAAAAAATAGAAGCAATATATGTTCCTTTACCGCCTGCTTTACATTATTATTGGGCAAAGAAAATATTAGAAAAAAATAAACATGTTTTTTTAGAAAAACCTTCAACTATAAATTATAAAGATACTTTAAATTTAATAGATTTAGCTTTAGAAAAAAATCTATCTATACATGAAAACTATGCTTTTGTTTATCATAAGCAATTATTTATAATTAAGTCATTAATAAAAGAAAATACCATAGGAGATATAAGAAAAATAACTACAAATTTTGCGTTTCCATTTAGAGGTAAAAATGATTTTAGGTATAAAAGAGTATTAGGTGGTGGAGCTTTATTAGATTGTGGTGGATATCCTATAAAAGTATCTTCAGAAATATTAGGAGAGGATGTTGAAATTGTTTCTTCTGTTTTAAATAAAAAAGATTTTGAAGTAGATTTATTTGGAAATGTCTTATTAAAGAACAAAAATAATATTGTTTCTAGCATTTCTTTTGGAATGGATAACTCTTATAAATGTGAGTTGGAAATTTGGGGAAGTGAAGGAACTATTTATACTGATAGAATTTTTACTGCTCCAGAAAATTATAATCCAAAAATTTATATAAAAAATAATAAACAAAATAAAACAATAACAGTGGAAGAAGAAGATCAATTTTCAAATTCAATAGATTTTTTTTATAATACAATCATTAATAAAAGTATAAGAGAAGAAAATTTTAAAAAAATAATAATTCAAAGTAAATTAATTGAACAAGCATTTGATAAAAACAAGGGAGATATATATGAAAGATAA
- a CDS encoding DegT/DnrJ/EryC1/StrS family aminotransferase → MKDKIIPLVKPSMPPYSEYINEIKDLWDTRYLTHTGPKHNRLEKALSNYLNVDKIALFTNGHLALELSILALEVKGEVITTPFTFISTTHAIVRNGLDPVFCDIKKDDYTIDASKIEELVTEKTSAILPVHVYGNICDYKEIERIAKKYNLKVIYDAAHAFGETVDGINVSNLGDASMFSFHATKVFHTVEGGGVTFKDDNLYNKFGSLRQFGMNQKHEIIDIGTNAKMTEIHAAMGLCNMKHIDDEIKKRKKVVERYRERLSDIKGIKLNEEKENIKNNYAYFPVLFDGYKANRDEVFEELKKSNIMARKYFFPLTNNIECYKDRFDVNKTPIAKYVADRILTLPLYADLELSDVDRICDIIINI, encoded by the coding sequence ATGAAAGATAAAATAATACCATTAGTAAAACCTTCTATGCCTCCATATAGTGAATATATAAATGAAATAAAAGATTTATGGGATACTAGATATTTAACTCATACAGGTCCCAAGCATAATCGGTTAGAAAAAGCATTAAGCAATTATTTGAACGTTGATAAAATTGCTCTTTTTACAAACGGGCATTTAGCCTTAGAACTTTCAATTTTAGCTCTTGAAGTAAAAGGAGAAGTTATAACTACTCCTTTTACTTTTATTTCTACAACCCATGCTATTGTAAGAAATGGATTGGATCCTGTTTTTTGTGATATAAAAAAAGATGATTATACAATAGATGCTTCTAAAATTGAAGAGCTAGTAACAGAGAAAACCTCTGCAATTCTTCCTGTTCATGTATATGGGAATATTTGTGATTATAAGGAAATAGAAAGAATAGCAAAAAAATATAATTTAAAAGTAATATATGATGCAGCACATGCATTTGGAGAAACGGTAGATGGAATAAATGTATCTAATCTTGGAGACGCTTCTATGTTTAGTTTTCATGCCACAAAAGTGTTTCATACAGTTGAAGGTGGTGGAGTTACTTTTAAAGATGATAACCTTTATAACAAATTTGGAAGTTTAAGACAATTTGGGATGAATCAAAAACATGAAATTATTGATATAGGAACAAATGCAAAAATGACCGAAATTCATGCTGCTATGGGATTATGCAATATGAAACATATTGACGATGAAATTAAAAAAAGAAAAAAAGTAGTAGAAAGATATAGAGAAAGGCTTTCAGATATTAAAGGAATAAAATTAAATGAAGAAAAAGAAAATATAAAAAATAATTATGCCTATTTCCCAGTTTTATTTGATGGATACAAGGCAAATAGAGATGAAGTTTTTGAAGAATTAAAGAAAAGCAACATTATGGCAAGAAAATATTTTTTTCCGTTGACAAATAATATAGAATGTTATAAGGACAGATTTGATGTAAATAAAACACCTATTGCAAAATATGTGGCAGATAGAATATTGACTTTGCCATTATATGCTGATTTAGAATTATCAGACGTAGATAGAATATGTGATATTATAATAAATATTTAA